Proteins encoded within one genomic window of Ranitomeya variabilis isolate aRanVar5 chromosome 4, aRanVar5.hap1, whole genome shotgun sequence:
- the LOC143768233 gene encoding uncharacterized protein LOC143768233 produces MDMDRYKMVERILHLTLEILFRLTGEDYTVVKKTSSERCQDPVSEGLGRPLSPVTGSPPHLIHEDINDQKILELTYKMIELLTGQVPIRCQDVAVYFSMEEWEYLAGHKDVYKDIIMEVPQPLTSPDNLEIPQDTIEVNAITPDIPSSLHSKDLSSDLLKQVLSSDSLPTTKENQSHKISIKKQIGPEVKKPFSLLEYGNHFPLQESFLKHQKIHTAENRFSCSKCGRCFNQKWNLVIHQRTHTGEKPFSCSECGKCFNRKVHLHSHQRLHTGENPFSCSVCGKCFNHKSNLVTHQRTHTGEKPFSCSECGKCFNQKSSLVAHQKTHTGEKPFSCSECGKCFKEKSALVSHQRTHSGVKPFSCLECGKCFNHKSDLVKHQRTHTGEKPFSFSECGKCFNHKSDLVKHQRTHTGEKPFSCSECGKCFKQTSALVRHQITHTGEKPFSCSECGKCFNQKSSLVAHQKTHTGVKPFSCSECGKCFNRKSALVKHHRTHTGEKPFSCSECGKCCIYKSDLVTHQRTHTGEKPFSCLECGKCFKQKSALVTHQRTHTGEKPFSCSECGKCFNHKSDLVKHQRTHTGEKPFSCSECGKCFNQKSCLVAHQKTHTGVKPFSCSECGKCFNHKSALVKHHRTHTGEKPFSCSECGKCCIYKSDLVTHQRTHTGEKPFSCLECGKCFKQKSALVTHQRTHSGVKPFSCLECGKCFKHKSDLVKHQRTHTGEKPFSCSECGKCFNQKSSLVAHQKTHTGEKPFSCSECRKCFKEKSALVSHQRTHSGVKPFSCLECGKCFKHKSDLVKHQRTHTGEKPFSCSECGKCFNQKSHLVKHQRTHTGEKPFSCSECGTPSAT; encoded by the exons atggatatggacagatacaagatggtggagaggatattacacctcaccttagagatcctcttccggcttactggagag gattacacagtagtgaagaagacctctagtgagcgctgtcaggaccctgtgtctgagggattgggAAGACCCCTAAGCCCAGTCACGGGGTCTCCACctcacctgatacatgaggacatcaatgaccagaagatcctagaactcacctacaagatgattgagctgctgactggacag gttcctataaggtgtcaggatgtcgccgtctatttctccatggaggagtgggagtatttagcaggacacaaagatgtatacaaggacatcataatggaggttccccagcccctcacatcaccag ataatcttgagatcccacaggatacaattgaagtgaatgccattactccagatataccatcatcccttcacagcaaagatctgtcgtctgatcttttgaaacaggtcctttcttctgattcattaccgactactaaggaaaatcaaagtcacaaaataagcattaaaaaacaaattggtccTGAAGTAAAGAAACCATTTTCACTTTTAGAATATGGAAATCATTTTCCCCTTCAAGAATCTTTTCTtaagcatcaaaaaattcacacagcagagaatagattttcttgttccaagtgtgggagatgttttaaccagaagtggaatcttgttatacaccaaagaactcacacaggggagaagcctttttcatgttcagaatgtgggaaatgttttaatcggaaagtgcATCTTCatagccaccagagattacacacaggagagaatcctttttcctgttcagtatgtgggaaatgttttaaccacaaatcaaatttggttacgcaccagagaactcacacgggtgagaagcctttttcctgttcagaatgtgggaaatgttttaatcagaaatcatctTTGGTTgcacaccagaaaacccacacaggtgagaaacctttttcatgttcagaatgtgggaaatgttttaaagagaaatctgctttggtttcgcaccagagaactcactcaggagtgaagcctttttcctgtttagaatgtgggaaatgttttaaccacaaatcagatttggttaagcaccagagaactcacacaggtgagaagcctttttcattttcagaatgtgggaaatgttttaatcacaaatcagatttggttaagcaccagagaactcacacaggtgagaagcctttttcatgttcagaatgtgggaaatgttttaaacagacatCAGCTTTGGTTaggcaccaaataactcacacaggggagaagcctttttcatgttcagaatgtgggaaatgttttaatcaaaaATCATCTTTGGTTgcacaccagaaaacccacacaggagtgaagcctttttcctgttcagaatgtgggaaatgttttaaccgcaaatcagctttggttaagcaccacagaactcacacaggagagaagcctttttcctgttcagaatgtgggaaatgttgtatctataaatcagatttggttacgcaccagagaactcacacaggtgagaagcctttttcctgtttagaatgtgggaaatgttttaaacagaaatcagctttggttacacaccagagaactcacacaggtgagaagcctttttcctgttcagaatgtgggaaatgttttaaccacaaatcagatttggttaagcaccagagaactcacacaggtgagaagcctttttcatgttcagaatgtgggaaatgttttaatcagaaatcatgtTTGGTTgcacaccagaaaacccacacaggagtgaagcctttttcctgttcagaatgtgggaaatgttttaaccacaaatcagctttggttaagcaccacagaactcacacaggagagaagcctttttcctgttcagaatgtgggaaatgttgtatctataaatcagatttggttacgcaccagagaactcacacaggtgagaagcctttttcctgtttagaatgtgggaaatgttttaaacagaaatcagctttggttacacaccagagaactcactcaggagtgaagcctttttcctgtttagaatgtgggaaatgttttaaacacaaatcagatttggttaagcaccagagaactcacacaggtgagaagcctttttcttgttcagaatgtgggaaatgttttaatcagaaatcatctTTGGTTgcacaccagaaaacccacacaggagagaagcctttttcatgttcagaatgtaggaaatgttttaaagagaaatctgctttggtttcgcaccagagaactcactcaggagtgaagcctttttcctgtttagaatgtgggaaatgttttaaacacaaatcggatttggttaagcaccagagaactcacacaggtgagaagcctttttcatgttcagaatgtgggaaatgttttaatcagaaatcacatttggttaagcatcagagaacccacacaggggagaagcctttttcatgttcagaatgtgggacgccatcagccacgtag